The stretch of DNA CTTTTGCGTATTGAGAGAAAAAGTCAAGCGAAGAATGCAAGAAAGCCTACTATGATAAAACTTCAGTTTCACAATCGAAGAATCAATGACACCCCAGAGTTAGTGAATTTATACCATAATAAATCCCGTTTGCACGAGTCACTTTACAATACAAAACCCCTTCAAGAATCTGGATATTCAAGTGCAAATACAAGTAAAAGACAGAAAATGTTAAAAGCAAGAAGCGACTTTGAACataaacagaaaaattatgCATACAAACACacatttatcaaaaatgatCAGGAACTGTTCCGCAATGAACTAACTAAGTTAAATAAGATACTTGCTagagaattcaaaaaattgacaaAGCTATCCATACATAATGAGTTCAAGAGAGAACACTTGCCCCTGGCCGTTTATGTGAGCAAATCAAAGGGCACAAAGAAACTGTTTAGAAGATCactgaagatgaaaatcATGGACCACATATACCCAGTTTATACCACGATATTGTCAACTTTAACAAATTCCAGAGACTCtaagaaatttgaaaacaaaatcaaggcgtatattgaaaaaatcatagTGCGGTTATCAGATGAAGTACCATCCacatattttttccaagatGGCGTAGATTGTATTATTCAACCAAGTCCGATTCATAATTTCAAGAGAATGCATTGGTTAAGATACACCAAGAGGCACAATACCTTTTGGGGGAGGACTATACATAAGGACGTTCAAGTCAGCTTCAATGACAAGTATGTTGTTACTAGGAGCGGCGTGAGGTATACGAGGTATCCCACTAATTTGAATACACAATTATTGGAAACTGCATTTGAAGAATGGGACTACTATGAGTGATTTTGCATTGAGTACTTATCCACTGCTCTATTATGTGACATATTCGCAATTCGTGTAAATATTATGCATATGCATCTTGAGCATGCATggaatatataaatatgtaGGTTTGTTGTAATACTGTTTCTGCTGTGTCCTTCAAATATGGCCTATATGGTCGCTGGTAAAAGTGGCAGAGCTATTGTTATTGCCTTCACTGCCAACTTCATattcatcgtcatcttcatcttccgCGTTctcatcgtcatcttcatctgaATTGAAAACGACATCCTTTGTCGAATAAATGTATATGCCTGGTTTGTCTAATCCCAACCGTTTCCTGACCATGGCCTTTCTCTGTTTggttttttcatttttcgAGCTGCTGCTATTATTGTGGCCTACGCTTTTCTGGACGATTTGGTCTGTAAAGtataaaattttatcaCGCGCATAGCCTAATTTCTTCAGCGCTACATCTTTATAAGTTCCCCTATCATTGAAATGCATTCGATCAATGCTTCTGCCCACTGATATCTGATCTTCTGGGTCGTAGCGTGATATGGTCTGTAAATCACATACTTCCGAATTACTTGACGTATCGTGCCGATCCGTTGATGCGTCCTGAGATTCCCTCCTGGTTAAAGCGTTTTGAACCCTTAAGGCGTACTTGGCAAACCGATAGTCTTGTTGCTCTTCCTCGAAGATAGGTCTTCCCAAAATGCTTTGCGcttcctcttttctttccaaaacaTTTAATCTATCCAGCCACTCCCATGTGATCACGGTCGAAGTGACATAGCATGTCGTGTTAAACACTTCACCCAGTTCCGATATCCATAAGTTCGACACATCGGCAAGGAAGAAACCCGGTAATAGAAGCACCACAAGAATAGTCAATAGCGTAAGTAAACCCATTTGATTGAATTTAAAccacaatttttttttctgccaGATGTGATAAATGACGATTGATGCATATGACGTGGCGATGGCAATACGGAAAAGGTAAACAAATGGCCGCAGAATCTGCCAGTCATTTCTGTGTTTTGTAGTATGGTTAGCAAACGGTGGAATTACCCATAAAATATTTGCGGTTATTGTTAATATCACcccaataaaaaaaattattctcTTTTCCTGAGCTCTTTGAAATAGCCTAATGACAATGCCGACTTGGCAAAATTGGAACATTAAAGTAGCCAAGAAATCCAAGACAACAAATGTCATATCATCGGAAAAGATGTGCATAATGGAATGAGCCCGAACGACACCATAGACATTGTGCTCTTTTTCCAATCTCCGCAACACCTTCGTGATAAAAATCGTTAAGTTCAACGAGGCTAACAACGAGGCTATCCTCAGTAGTTGTAGAATTCTCTTATATGCGCGCCCGCTGATATTTATACAGCATATCACAGTCAGGAACACTGTGATGACAAAATTAGAAGTTATCGACAAAATCACAGCATAAATCGCATACTCAGCAGAACCGCCGACATAATCGCTTACttgaatgaatttttgCCAGTCATTGATCACCTCATCAAGATACCTATATGGGGAAGAGTTTCTTAGCACCGTAGATACATAAACGGGCACTCTTTCACAGCAGAAACTCCTAAAAGTAATATCTTCTGCATATACTGCCGAATTGTCATAAAGAGGCAATTGTATCAGCACCCCTGAACCTAGCTTCATTGGATGACAGCTATTGTAAGCAGCCAATTCTTCTGGACTATGTCTCCACAAGTTCATGTTTGCAGAATCGACTATTCATCGAGTGTCTTCCTCCTTATGTGCTACTAAAAACGATAGTCTAAAATGACTGATTAAGTGCGCAcaggaaagaagaaaacaggTAAAGGACACCGAATCTGTAGTACCAGTCTTTTGTCTTTCTTGTAACTAAACGATGTGGGTTGCTCTTCTAAAGTACTTATCTTTACTCGCCGATACAACGGGTTCCatcttctctttcaataGCTGCTATTTTTCTGTTCGGGCAGTATCAGAATTAACAGGATCAAACCTCGTTTATGTCACGTAGAAAGAAAGTAGCTAAAAATAGCTAAAGGGACATCTAGAAGCTTTGTAGGAGTCAAAGAGTTGCGCACCCAGAACCATTGTAATTAGCATGCAGAACGATCAACAGAGGTTCTCCCTGCAAAATAGGACGGTACTGGCGCATCCATACAAAAGGCTAGGAGGGGCATTTACGGTGAAATCACCGTCTGTTCCTAACTTTCATGATAAAATGCATTCAGATCATAGTTCTAGCGACTCAGCTCTGGTGAACGGAAGCTTTAGAGCGAATGATCATCGCTCTGTGGAACCAAGTTGTTTGGGCCAAGCATCCCCCTCTGAACATGATGGGAATTTAAGCGTTATTGACCTGTATGGAGACGAAGTGGAATCCCAACGTGCCGAAGGagaggatgatgatgataataatggcGATAATGGTAACGAAGATCTGGAGGAAGTGCACAGTGATGACCTCGATTTGGTTCCTGATGATGACAACCGTCAGCGTGTAGAATTGGAGGGTGCCGCTAGTGCCACAAGTGCGAATTCCAATGGAATCAACAATACCCATTTTGATCGATACGGTTTCAAAAAACAGAATAATTACATATCTGAAGCAGAATACGATAAGTGGTGGGTAGAATATTCGCAGTACTGCGTTCGCCGTAAGCACAAATGGCAATTGCTGTTGGAGAAAAGTGGGTTGCCAGTGACCGATGATTCTCCTTCACGATTTCCATCAAAGAGTGAACGGTTAAAAAGGTATGTCAGAAAGGGCATTCCAGCGGAATGGAGAGGAAATGCATGGTGGCATTTCGCTAGAGGGCAAGAGAAGTTAAACAAGAATAAAGGCGTCTATTCACAACTTTTACGAAAGATGAAGCAGatcaagaaacaaaacCCTAATGAAAAACAAGTTCAAGACTTGGATATTATTGAACGTGACTTGAATAGAACATTTCCGGACAATATACATTTCCAAAGTAGCTTGCATAACAAAGAGGGACCTCCGATTATAAAATCTTTACGCCGGGTGCTTGTTGCGTTCTCTCTCTACAATCCGAAGATTGGCTATTGTCAATCTATGAACTTTCTTGCAGGCTTgctattgttatttttagaCGAGGAAAGGGCCTTTTGGATGCTAGTGATTATTACTTCAAGATACCTACCGGGGGTGCATAATATCAATCTAGAAGGTGTTAACATCGACCAAGGGGTACTGATGCTATGTGTCAAAGAATATATTCCAGAAGTTTGGTCGTACATTAAGCCTTCCATTGACCAccaccaaaaaaataacaaaactttttctccgtcaaataaaaaagttttattCAATATGCAAAAGAATGAGTTCTTGTACAGACTTCCGCCCATTACTTTGTGCACGGCGAGCTGGTTCATGAGTTGCTTTGTCGGTGTAGTGCCGATAGAGACCACGCTTAGAATATGGGATTGTCTGTTTTACGAGGAATCACATTTTCTATTCAAAGTTTCGTTGGCTGTCTTAAAATTGAGCGAGCATGACCTTTCGAAAATAAAACCTCGTAACAATTCGTTGAATTATTCTTGGGGCTCTAACTTAAACCAGAGAGGCGGATCAATGGGCCAAGAAGATAGCGATatggaaatttttcaggtCATACAGACATTCCCTAAGACATTATTGAACCCAAATGAGATCTTTGAGaaaatcattttcaaaaggaGATTTAATTTAAATAGGTTAGATCAGGATGAAATAGACAGGTGTCGAAAATTTGTTGCCGCTCAGCGTCTCAAATTTAAGACATATGGTGAACTTCTTGGAAATTCAACATCAGAGGCAGATTTGCCAATTAATGATAATACAGATAATAAAGGTATCCACATAACAAGTGATGCAGTCAATGAAGCATTATCTTCAGAGGTATATGGGTTTAAAAAGAGCCTAGCTGGAGTTCATTGGAATAATAGCATCAAGGAGAAAGTGAAGcagatgaggaagaaaaaagacaagGGTGACTAACTTTTGCTTcctgtttttgtttttgcaTAAACAAATATGTGATAATTAACTAGCATATAAaacatatacatatacacagacttatttttttttgagcatcTATATTTCAGAGAATTTTGTTTGGCGTTTTTTCTCTGGTATTGATCTGGCAATTTTCCATGATATCTTCTAACAGCGaggtgaaaaatttgttaaagATGAGCTAAGCTTGTAAATTGTGTAAGTTAGGGCATCacataaaaagaaaactcaATCAAGGGGAACATGAATGGAATATTTGCTATTGAGAAGCCTAGCGGTATTACATCCAATCAGTTTATGCTAAAGTTGCAACATGCTTTAACTAAAAGTCAAGTATTCTCGAAGGAAATTCAAAGGGCAACAGCGGAAAGAAAGCAGCAATATGAAAAACAGACAGGTAAGAAGGCCAGCAAGAGGAAACTTCGTAAAGTCTCAAAGGTAAAGATGGGACACGGAGGCACTTTGGATCCGTTGGCCTCTGGTGTCCTGGTAATTGGGATTGGAGCGGGCACCAAAAAACTTGCAAATTATCTTTCAGGCACCGTTAAAGTCTATGAAAGTGAAGCCCTGTTTGGTGTTTCCACTACTTCAGGAGATGTAGAAGGTGAGATTTTGTCCCAGAACTCCGTTAAACATTTAAATTTCGATGATTTAAAGACTGTGGAGGAAAAATTTGTTGGACAATTAAAGCAGACGCCGCCAATATACGCAGCTTTGAAGATGGATGGCAAACCCCTGCATGAATATGCTCGAGAAGGAAAGCCTTTACCTAGAGCCATTGAGCCCAGACAAGTTACTATTTATGACTTGAAGGTGTTTTCAGACTCTCTTAAACGTGATCATGACTATCCCTTATTGAGGCCCACTACAGAAGAAGCTGTTGATACcgtgaaaaatttgaatgcAAACATGCTAAACGATGTTTtatacttttcaaaagaatataCAGAGAAGCACGGCCTTGATTCTGAGGTGGCAAAGGTAGAAGAACCATTTCCGCTGAGTGAACAAGAAGAGCAAGAAATCCAAAAAGAAGGAGATTCTTATAGGGCTCCAAAATTGCACTTCAAAGCTAATGTGTCTTCTGGAACATACATAAGGTCCTTAGTGAGCGACATCGGTAAATCTATGAGGAGCTCATGTTATATGGTGAAATTGATACGTTTGCAACAGCAGGACTGGtctcttgaaaaaaataatgtgTTCCAATTAACGGATTTTACTGAAAGAGACGAGAAGGTGTGGAGTAAGGTACTGGAGAAGGTTCTAGACGAGGGAGCAACTGTTGATGTTATAGAAGAGCTAAAGAAAgcagaaaaggaaataccAGCGGACGTGAAGGAATGTATAGTTTCGAGTGATCAACCTGGTGATGAGGCTACGGCTGAAACAATTGAAACTGCTAACGCCGAAGAACATTCTAATAcactaaaaagaaaaatcgAACAGGTGTAAAAAAGAGGAAGTTCgaaccatttttttttttggtctTGTGAAGACTACGCTCTCATTTtatctatttttttatgtgTATATatgatttaaaaaaaatcgatgtACTTATGCATTTAAATcgttcaatttttttgtgatAGTTCGGTCTCTTCTACGTATCGTCCAATGGATGAATTACCATCAAGGATGAGTTACCTATATAATTACAGGTTGAGTAGTCAGTGTCCATATAGAAATTGTAACtttgataaagaagatCTTCCGTAGTAAGATCATTCGGACaggaaaattgaaaatcGCTTGGGCAATTTCGTACTAATGTATAGCACATGTCAATACAAGGTAGAATTTCGTAATAGTCATCCAAAGGtttaataaatttattCAAATAATCATTACGGTTGTGACTTTTATCTCTGTGGATGTAGTATTGGGAAGACGTCGTGGTGCATCTCGGAATTGATACTGCACATACCCAATCACGATAAGCTTCGGCACAATCGTCACAAGTCATGACCGGAGAATATCTTGCGTCTTTGTCTGCGTCACAGGATATTAACTGTAGAGCTTTGCTAAAATTTGCATATAGTGCCTCTGCAATGTGGTCATATGTCTGCGCCATGAGAGTTTTATTACCCACAGAAAATGAGGATGTAGGAACAGAGTAAGCGACGTCACTGCAGAAGTCCAAACCAAAGATCAAAGAGCAGACATCGGTACTTCTTGTGGTAAAATAAACAtgtgaaaataaaatgcCGCCCACACTTGACAACCCATCACCATTActgattttctttgtcaGGTACGCTACATAAGTTGTTGAGGCATTCAGTCCTGTCACGTAAAACATTTCTGTCACGCTACCACCATATtctgtaatttttttttgaatcgCCAAGTCAGTACGCTCTAAAGGATTTGTACTATTTGACGTAACTGTTGCATTTGATGTATTTTGGGAAGACACTAAATATGGTCCATTTTTCACAGCACAAAGAGATAAATTATAGTTTTGGTTTAGTTGAACAGAATCTTCGTACGAGTAAACATACAGATCGTACAAGGATGGATCATATATTGAATAATTGTGATAAACTTTGGCGTCTGCGGTGACATTCCCCGTTGATAGTAATGCAGAATTCATATCAGTGTCCAGGACCTCTACCCAAGGCCTTACATCCCACTGAAAAACCAAATCGTTCTCAGAGATACTCAGTCTATATTCCCAATTTTCAGAGGCGTCGGAACTGGACAGAGGTTGCTCCGTAGTGGAATTCACTAGCTCAGCG from Saccharomyces cerevisiae S288C chromosome XIV, complete sequence encodes:
- the RIM21 gene encoding Rim21p (pH sensor molecule, component of RIM101 pathway; positive regulator of cell size; has role in cell wall construction and alkaline pH response; is glycosylated and phosphorylated; interacts with Dfg16p and Rim9p to form a pH-sensing complex; localization to plasma membrane is dependent on Dfg16p and Rim9p; has similarity to A. nidulans PalH), with product MNLWRHSPEELAAYNSCHPMKLGSGVLIQLPLYDNSAVYAEDITFRSFCCERVPVYVSTVLRNSSPYRYLDEVINDWQKFIQVSDYVGGSAEYAIYAVILSITSNFVITVFLTVICCINISGRAYKRILQLLRIASLLASLNLTIFITKVLRRLEKEHNVYGVVRAHSIMHIFSDDMTFVVLDFLATLMFQFCQVGIVIRLFQRAQEKRIIFFIGVILTITANILWVIPPFANHTTKHRNDWQILRPFVYLFRIAIATSYASIVIYHIWQKKKLWFKFNQMGLLTLLTILVVLLLPGFFLADVSNLWISELGEVFNTTCYVTSTVITWEWLDRLNVLERKEEAQSILGRPIFEEEQQDYRFAKYALRVQNALTRRESQDASTDRHDTSSNSEVCDLQTISRYDPEDQISVGRSIDRMHFNDRGTYKDVALKKLGYARDKILYFTDQIVQKSVGHNNSSSSKNEKTKQRKAMVRKRLGLDKPGIYIYSTKDVVFNSDEDDDENAEDEDDDEYEVGSEGNNNSSATFTSDHIGHI
- the MID1 gene encoding Mid1p (Stretch-activated Ca2+-permeable cation channel; required for Ca2+ influx stimulated by mating pheromones and some abiotic stresses; sensor of compressive mechanical stress; N-glycosylated membrane protein of the ER and plasma membrane; interacts with Cch1p; oligomerizes; is an alpha2/delta-like protein and participates in the generation of stretch-activated Ca2+-permeable cation channel activity when expressed in mammalian cells): MIVWQALFVVYCLFTTSIHGLFQDFNPFANKNISLKFPSLNRWEKNVMATGQQTIINSDSIYEWTPILSNITAGKKDSFVFTIDAEASGYGFAPTYEVLMFISGNICQMPMNRSDVDLTIYYSFNETVLENPNIGQSAVFQDGYIQALAISPVQSSSSNATSTYSNLYVVAELVNSTTEQPLSSSDASENWEYRLSISENDLVFQWDVRPWVEVLDTDMNSALLSTGNVTADAKVYHNYSIYDPSLYDLYVYSYEDSVQLNQNYNLSLCAVKNGPYLVSSQNTSNATVTSNSTNPLERTDLAIQKKITEYGGSVTEMFYVTGLNASTTYVAYLTKKISNGDGLSSVGGILFSHVYFTTRSTDVCSLIFGLDFCSDVAYSVPTSSFSVGNKTLMAQTYDHIAEALYANFSKALQLISCDADKDARYSPVMTCDDCAEAYRDWVCAVSIPRCTTTSSQYYIHRDKSHNRNDYLNKFIKPLDDYYEILPCIDMCYTLVRNCPSDFQFSCPNDLTTEDLLYQSYNFYMDTDYSTCNYIGNSSLMVIHPLDDT
- the MSB3 gene encoding Rab GTPase-activating protein MSB3 (Rab GTPase-activating protein; regulates endocytosis via inactivation of Vps21p at endosomes and vacuole fusion via inactivation of Ypt7p at vacuoles; also acts on Ypt52p and Sec4p; localizes to plasma membrane, sites of polarized growth; relocalizes from bud neck to cytoplasm upon DNA replication stress; similar to TBC-domain Tre2 oncogene; MSB3 has a paralog, MSB4, that arose from the whole genome duplication; human homolog USP6NL can complement yeast msb3 msb4 double null); this encodes MQNDQQRFSLQNRTVLAHPYKRLGGAFTVKSPSVPNFHDKMHSDHSSSDSALVNGSFRANDHRSVEPSCLGQASPSEHDGNLSVIDLYGDEVESQRAEGEDDDDNNGDNGNEDLEEVHSDDLDLVPDDDNRQRVELEGAASATSANSNGINNTHFDRYGFKKQNNYISEAEYDKWWVEYSQYCVRRKHKWQLLLEKSGLPVTDDSPSRFPSKSERLKRYVRKGIPAEWRGNAWWHFARGQEKLNKNKGVYSQLLRKMKQIKKQNPNEKQVQDLDIIERDLNRTFPDNIHFQSSLHNKEGPPIIKSLRRVLVAFSLYNPKIGYCQSMNFLAGLLLLFLDEERAFWMLVIITSRYLPGVHNINLEGVNIDQGVLMLCVKEYIPEVWSYIKPSIDHHQKNNKTFSPSNKKVLFNMQKNEFLYRLPPITLCTASWFMSCFVGVVPIETTLRIWDCLFYEESHFLFKVSLAVLKLSEHDLSKIKPRNNSLNYSWGSNLNQRGGSMGQEDSDMEIFQVIQTFPKTLLNPNEIFEKIIFKRRFNLNRLDQDEIDRCRKFVAAQRLKFKTYGELLGNSTSEADLPINDNTDNKGIHITSDAVNEALSSEVYGFKKSLAGVHWNNSIKEKVKQMRKKKDKGD
- the PUS4 gene encoding pseudouridine synthase PUS4 (Pseudouridine synthase; catalyzes only the formation of pseudouridine-55 (Psi55), a highly conserved tRNA modification, in mitochondrial and cytoplasmic tRNAs; also responsible for pseudouracil modification of some mRNAs; PUS4 overexpression leads to translational derepression of GCN4 (Gcd- phenotype)), with translation MNGIFAIEKPSGITSNQFMLKLQHALTKSQVFSKEIQRATAERKQQYEKQTGKKASKRKLRKVSKVKMGHGGTLDPLASGVLVIGIGAGTKKLANYLSGTVKVYESEALFGVSTTSGDVEGEILSQNSVKHLNFDDLKTVEEKFVGQLKQTPPIYAALKMDGKPLHEYAREGKPLPRAIEPRQVTIYDLKVFSDSLKRDHDYPLLRPTTEEAVDTVKNLNANMLNDVLYFSKEYTEKHGLDSEVAKVEEPFPLSEQEEQEIQKEGDSYRAPKLHFKANVSSGTYIRSLVSDIGKSMRSSCYMVKLIRLQQQDWSLEKNNVFQLTDFTERDEKVWSKVLEKVLDEGATVDVIEELKKAEKEIPADVKECIVSSDQPGDEATAETIETANAEEHSNTLKRKIEQV
- the MRX6 gene encoding Mrx6p (Mitochondrial ribosome-associated protein; regulates mitochondrial DNA copy number and the size and distribution of mtDNA nucleoids; subunit of a complex containing Pet20p, Mam33p, and Pim1p that may regulate mtDNA replication; member of the PET20 domain-containing protein family; forms foci that partially co-localize with mtDNA), which gives rise to MEHQALRRLVLYCPNFIRRGALRQNMTRVSCRHMSGKGGGRDEKGDCNEEKDSSKDLGRVPSKMKRAYDGETVIKEGDSHAESLAQQGKQPTDLAYNSRSKISGSNLHLLVPRVASTDYISNKEVHTEGLFAGYRPLFLGNSGFPSDARKGKNFHELDDVLPNIQVVDASEKDGKLNVQEIIEDLQRTSLRESIHSMEQLPSSHKRKPVIPWDASISGMVYNDMPFKYVPKNIILKMKPFKLLRIERKSQAKNARKPTMIKLQFHNRRINDTPELVNLYHNKSRLHESLYNTKPLQESGYSSANTSKRQKMLKARSDFEHKQKNYAYKHTFIKNDQELFRNELTKLNKILAREFKKLTKLSIHNEFKREHLPLAVYVSKSKGTKKLFRRSLKMKIMDHIYPVYTTILSTLTNSRDSKKFENKIKAYIEKIIVRLSDEVPSTYFFQDGVDCIIQPSPIHNFKRMHWLRYTKRHNTFWGRTIHKDVQVSFNDKYVVTRSGVRYTRYPTNLNTQLLETAFEEWDYYE